One Desulfolucanica intricata genomic region harbors:
- a CDS encoding helix-turn-helix domain-containing protein — MKFYTVSEVAYEMIYSGRLKAIQLSKRRIRIPETSINEFINK, encoded by the coding sequence ATGAAATTTTATACTGTATCTGAAGTAGCTTATGAAATGATATATTCCGGTCGGTTAAAAGCAATTCAGTTATCTAAACGGCGTATTAGGATACCGGAAACGTCAATTAACGAGTTCATTAATAAGTAA
- a CDS encoding 3-oxoacyl-[acyl-carrier-protein] synthase III C-terminal domain-containing protein has protein sequence MREWLKLGEALDDIDWFVPHSANLRMIEAICKRLDYPIEKTLVSNELYGNTSSATIPLAIWMALQESKIKSGDKMVLYGFGSGLTHGGVVIEW, from the coding sequence TTGAGGGAATGGCTCAAATTAGGAGAAGCTTTAGATGACATTGATTGGTTTGTTCCTCACAGTGCCAATTTACGTATGATAGAAGCGATTTGTAAAAGACTTGATTATCCTATTGAAAAAACTTTAGTAAGTAATGAGCTTTATGGAAACACATCATCTGCAACAATTCCTCTTGCAATATGGATGGCCTTACAAGAATCCAAAATCAAATCTGGAGATAAAATGGTATTATACGGATTTGGTAGTGGGTTGACTCATGGCGGAGTTGTGATTGAATGGTAA
- a CDS encoding arsenate reductase ArsC gives MSKPKVAFICVHNSCRSQIAEALGKNFAADVFDSYSAGTETKDRINPDAVRIMKQLYGIDMEKNQRPKLLEDIPHVEIVVTMGCNVECPYLPCKRREDWGLDDPTGKPDEEFIKVIEIIETKVKALRVQLIQKHENQS, from the coding sequence ATGAGTAAGCCAAAGGTTGCATTTATTTGCGTCCATAATTCTTGTCGCAGTCAGATTGCCGAAGCGCTCGGCAAAAATTTTGCCGCGGATGTTTTCGATAGTTATTCAGCCGGTACAGAGACAAAAGATCGCATCAACCCTGATGCAGTAAGGATTATGAAACAGCTCTACGGGATTGACATGGAAAAAAACCAGCGCCCTAAGCTTTTAGAGGATATCCCTCATGTGGAAATAGTTGTTACAATGGGTTGTAATGTGGAATGCCCATATCTTCCCTGCAAACGCCGAGAGGACTGGGGTTTGGATGACCCCACAGGAAAGCCAGATGAGGAATTTATTAAAGTTATAGAAATCATAGAAACTAAAGTCAAAGCTTTACGGGTACAGCTTATACAGAAACATGAAAATCAATCTTAA